TAGTAAggatatttatcaaattttcttaagaATATTGACTAAACAAATACCCTACTTTTCACTACATTAATCATgcatttattataaaaaaaagcaTATTACCAATGTAAATGATTACTTTTGTTTccttattaatattttctctaaactaaaataaatcatataaaatgATCATGggaatctttttatttaattatatgattatatatgtacCTATTATtcgaaagggtaaattacactcacggtcacttttgtttatcttaagttatattttagttacttatgtttgaaatgttacgttttagttacttacgttatcgtgttgtaatcTTTTAGTCACTGAACCGTTAATTGCTACTAACGTGACATGTTAAACacccatattttttttgttttgagcaatttaatttttattttatgttctttaactttccattttttctttattttctattttcttctgttttaattaaaatttaagtgacttattcaatttaaaaagaaaaaccccaaaaaaaaccaacttattttcaattcttaataaccaaaatttattgtCGACTtacaattgaaatttaaaaacttacaattgaattctcaaaattttaatattatatcaattagatACATTCATCAATCTATTGCCGACTTAAACACTAAATACCAACTCGTATCTAACCCATAAAATATGTAAGACAAATAAATATCAAGTGGTTGGAGACGATGTTAGTTCCAAAGTGTAGACTGAACCACGACAGAGAGGGCAAACCTCATCCTTAACCAACCATTTATCTATACAAAGTTGATGGTACATATGTTTGCAGTTAGGAAGAACCCTACAAGTATCCccatctttgaactcttccaaGCATATAACGCAATCTGCGTGACACGATTCGATTTCTCCCTCAATCTTGTACTTAACAACGGTCCCGACCGTAATCGGCCTCGGAACTTCATCCAGCAACGTTGACCGGCTTCGCATGGTGTGATCAACTGCCGCTACATATCTCGGCAACCTGTTTTCGATGTCCTCGTCAATATCCCAGCAAAAACAATGGAGCAGCATCAAGATAAACACGACCGTGAAGTATAAACAAGACCAGACAAGAAATACCATGAAAATAAGGATTATGATAATAATGGGGATAGCAAGCATGACCCCTACGGGTATTGCAATTATCATGCTGATCGGTGGTTCCATTATTTTGAGAGATTCAAAGagattttttttggtatattaatCAACTTAAAGGCAAATTCGATTAAGGGCTATATAAAGATAAGATAATAGACTTTTATTATAAGTAggatttaactataaaaattaaaatataataataaatctattctaaaaccttaaatcccctaaatattacttataaattaaaaaaattcctaaatttcaaaaaaaaaaaatggttgctCTAAGCCCAATCGTAAAATCTTTTAATGACAAAGCTATGAGTTTTGTTAAGATAATTACCATCACCAGTCCAAAACCCAAATGGATTTGGGCTGGATTGCAATAAGCTCGTGGGATTGGCTCGCAGGTCAAGCTCGCTTAATCTGGTCACAGGACAAGTTCGCATAAGATCCTGTGAACACGTGTTTAGTCTAGAAGAGGATATATGtctatatacatgtatatattgcATTCTAATTGAATATTCAAAATATCACTATCGTATCAATCAGTTCATTCTACAATTAGTTTAGGCATTAAATAGTATCTCAAATTTGAGGtagatcatatatatatatatatatattgcatgaAAGGAGTGAATCTAggtgttaaaataaataaataaatagttatcctagattttaatgatattgtctatttttcaatatatCAGATTCAAGCTCTTTATATAGTGAATacacatgtatttataattttgtgctATAAAGATGCTACATGTCTAATTTGAATTGCATTTAACAACTAAATTGATAGAAGAACATGATAATGCAATGTTGATGCtttgatcatttatttaaaacatgctaagttttagggactaatctGCAATTTAGACGtcagttttaaaatgttttggtATTATCCCTTGAATTGACTTCATTTTCACCTTACTGAGGTTCTGGAAACAGTCGGAAAATGTTTGCCCTTAGCAAAACATGTGGGAAATTCATTTTCCTAGATGGAAACAAAACATGCCTCACTATAATAACACAAGTTGTTGAAATTTCAACTAACAccaatatactttttatttacaAGTGGAAATTTATTTAGTCATCcactaaaaggaaaaataaaagtcaaTATGCTCAATGCAAAATATTGTAATAAGATGgttggattttttaaaataatattccgAGTTTAAGTCTTATTAACATGGGATTGTAGCGTTTGTTACCGTTTATTTGATAGGCGGAGAGGTTTTAGCGATTAAATATGATCGGAGTTCAATTCTCCATCCATCGAGTGAATTGTCACAAACTGTTACAATCTTAACATTATTCTATTAACAAGTctcgtaaataaaaaaataatgtaagaactttttatagaaatttaatttgatttagcTTTAGATTTAATCAAAATGTCAGTAGAGAGTAAAAGTACCATAAAAGTCCTTGTATTAAAAGTCGGAATGCATTTTGTTCGTTCTACtaaaaaattgagtaaattaatctATTA
The Gossypium raimondii isolate GPD5lz chromosome 8, ASM2569854v1, whole genome shotgun sequence DNA segment above includes these coding regions:
- the LOC105793431 gene encoding RING-H2 finger protein ATL14, with product MEPPISMIIAIPVGVMLAIPIIIIILIFMVFLVWSCLYFTVVFILMLLHCFCWDIDEDIENRLPRYVAAVDHTMRSRSTLLDEVPRPITVGTVVKYKIEGEIESCHADCVICLEEFKDGDTCRVLPNCKHMYHQLCIDKWLVKDEVCPLCRGSVYTLELTSSPTT